The following nucleotide sequence is from Nitratidesulfovibrio termitidis HI1.
TGGCGGCCCTGTATGCGCCGCGCCACATGGTGGGGCACGCCGCCTTCGACCACAGCCAGCACGATGCCGCCCTTGACGCGTGGCTGGAGCGGTCTTGCGGCACCTGGGCGGCGGTGCTGGGCGTGTGCGATGCGCCCGTGCACATCGAGAACACCCACGAACGCGACCCCGAGCCGGTGGCCGCGCTGGTGGATGCCCTTGCCGCCCGTTGCGGCGTCCACGCGGGCATTTGCTTCGACGCCGGGCACTGGCACAGCTTCGCGCGCGGCGCGCAGCGGCGCGACATGCGGCGCTGGCTGGATGCCTTTGCCCCGCGCCTTGCCCACCTGCACCTGCACGACAACGACGGCAGCGACGACCAGCACCTGGGCCTGGGCACCGGGTCCATCCCGCTGGACGACCTGTTCGGCGGGCTCATCGCGCGCGGGCTG
It contains:
- a CDS encoding sugar phosphate isomerase/epimerase family protein, whose product is MNLPLSWVARDPAWLDRFVADGLAPELGIDTFAVQELTPDWHRDTARRLAEAGLPCAVHLPFFDLHPGSLNDAVLAASRDTLCRAAELAALYAPRHMVGHAAFDHSQHDAALDAWLERSCGTWAAVLGVCDAPVHIENTHERDPEPVAALVDALAARCGVHAGICFDAGHWHSFARGAQRRDMRRWLDAFAPRLAHLHLHDNDGSDDQHLGLGTGSIPLDDLFGGLIARGLHPTATMEPHDEASFAVSRAWLAARKHYADVLTPPSALAAAPSA